The region gcctgtcactcCCGcagtgccttacctgctcctggacttgcaggatgttcagtgggccgtggggaatagtcgtggtgcgcgcaagttggcccggacaccccacgtaaatcaaaaaaaaaaaaaatagttgtaaaCCAAAGCGTGGTGGGTGCGTGTTCTCGTGCCATGGCATGGAAATGTGGTCAGGTTGTGCTTGCTTGAGGATGCGTGTTCGAGActttgagattttgaaaatgCTCATCTCTTGCCTCTTTCCTCGACCCTGTAAATTTTGCAAATTCTAAAATACtatagtgatttttattttaaaatataataaaataatattttaaaatttatttttaacttcaccacgttaaaacaatttaataacataacattaaaaattctaatttgaagaaaaaaaacaaaaaaaaacttaactctttttaaaaatatttttaaaatataaaaacaaactattctAATTATGCTCGGAGtggcataaatattttttcattttcttattatactaattattttataagatttgttaAATGGATAGACTAATTAAACAAATAGAATCTTCAAACAggattgttttaaaattaatttacattaCTCTTGCTTTAATCCAAGGAAAGTTTGGTATTGGTTTCACCCTACAATCTATTTTTACtatttagacaaaaaaaaaatccctaaattatgcttttcaaaatatattataataacaaaatattctaaaaccccatttttctttgcaaataatttatcacataaattatttttaatatgtcatCACGTGTTTCACTATTAGCCGACAATTatctgttaaaaatttaatacagGGAATGAGTATTTTGACTATTCTCGCACTTGTGAAGGAAGATTAATAATGGTGgggcaataaaataaaataaaaaaggtgcaAATAAAGCCTTTCATAGAGCCACTAAAGTGCTTCTAAAATTTTACTCTGCAAGACTGCAACATCATTAATTGTAGAAATTAAGTTATAGCTGCTGtctatctttctctttttcctgTGTCCATGGGTAGAACTTTCTTATCTACTCAATTGGTTTCCTGCTTCCATGGCCTCCGTCGGCcctttgatatttgattttgtaCATTAAAAGGAGAGTTGAGCTCAACAAATGGGTTAGAAATTCCCCTGAATTTATTTCAACTTCTGTTTTTGTAATTAAGCCAGACTcgcaaaaatattttgatatcctcaagaataaaaaaaaaaaaaaaaaaaaagaagaagaagctgaagaggacctttatctcttttttttattggtccaAGAGCCATTTcgaattgcttttcaaaatctTCAAAACTCTTAGCTACTACTGGTGAATGCGTCCTACCCTGTTCTCGAAAAATAGTTTGATTTATCCTCTACTGTCATTTCCCCAGTTTCTCCCCTAAGCAAACGTAGGGATGTGACAGGAGTTGCGAGACTGTCCATCTCTTACTCGGTTCCTTCTCCAAGCAACACTTGATGAAGCTCCTGAATTCCTCTGATGCTTCCTTTGGGAAGCTAGGGGATTCTCCAAAACATATCACCAATACAAGCTCCATCCAATTAGTGGGTTTCTTCCCAGCTGGGAAAAATGGAAAATGGCCCACATGCAGCTCCAATAAAGTGACTCCCAAGCTCCAAACGTCACCTGCATACACGCAGCCCGAGCCAAATGTGTGCGAGTCCAGCCTTTCAGGACTCATATAAGCATGTGTGCCCTCACACATATTGTGATAATTGGTGGCAGCCCGACTAACAATACCATGGACAATCTTGCTGACTCCAAAATCAGCAATTTTCACTTTCATGTCCTTACTAACTAGAAGATTCGAAGGCTTTATATCTAAGTGGACAATATTGTGTTCATGGAGGTACTGGAGGCCATTGAGTACTTGGTAGGCAATGTGGGCAAGTGAAGCTTCGGAGAACGGACCGTTAGCTCTAAAAATCCCATCAAGTGTTCCTGCATCCATGTACTCCATGAGTATAGCTTTTTCACCAGCCCGAGGCTCGAAAACCCCGTGGCATTTGACGACGAAAGGAGAGTCTATGCAATTTAAGATTTCTGCCTCGTGGGATACATAAGCTTCATTTGTATCCTGCTTGATGATTTTGAGTGCATAGATGGCTGATGTTTGCCCGTGGCGTACCTTGTAGACAATGCCATGATTACCACGTCCTAGAACGCTGAGTTTTTCCAAGTCCAAGAAGTCACCTACCCCTTGAATCGTAGTGTCAGACATGGGCTTAGGCAAGTATGGACACAGCGTGCTGCATTCACTAATCTCTAATTCTGGAAGGGGAAGCTTAAGATGTTGTTGCAATCTATGTCTGATAAGAACCATGTTACTGGTTTGTTGGCTTTCTTTCCTTAACAATTGTTATACATATATCAGCCACTACAGACCAAATTAAGACGCGAAGGCGACGCGAGGAATGATGCTAGTAGTGGAAGAGGTGCACTTTTTGAAGTTAATCATGTCAATGGtgacaaaaataaatctcaGGACAACTtggaatataataaatataccaGAACGAGGATGGACACTTCTGAGAAGTAACCCTACATTGGTATGGTGGACATGGCACTTGGCAGACAGTTTGAACAGACAATCTTAGCATCATTCCTCACCTATGCCTGTGGATCGAACACTTACTGATAATTTGATTGGTTGTTTCTTCCTCACCAATGTCTCGTAGTGTCCGTGTTTCGGTGTTTAAGAAAGGGCTAGCAAGTAGTGTTATAGGATTTCGATTCCAAtcccaaataaaaagaaataaatactgTGTCCCGAGAAAAAGGATTACTTGTCTATCTCCAAGTGCAGTATCTCATTTCTTGTAGAATTGTAAAGGAAATTAGCTCaactttttgcttttttttttttttccaatatgtTATTACTAAATACTTTACTCGTGCTAGGCTGCTATCCAGGTCAACTttcttttaatgtaaaaaaaaacatatctaagtattcttaatatttttctagttggaaaaaaaaactgaattgatTTAATGTGATCCAAAAAATACTCAGATGACCggtaaaaacttattttgactcaaaataaatattcaagataagattttttttataaatattaaaacaaaaatgtatTGAATCGATTTAGATCAATCCGGGTTAACCTAACGATCTGTATATCGAATCATGAGATtataataacctcataaagagtaaatcaaaataaattatgaaactcaatttctaataaactcaatgttatagaatgaaattaaaaaaaatcaattaaaaaaacaaaaaaaattatcgcaGTCACCCCGGGTTAAGCTGCCAAACTCACGATCTGGATCATGAGATTACAATAACCtagtagaaaataaattgaaacaaattataaaactcaattcttaatcaactcgatattgaaagatgaaattaaaaaaaatacttgattatAAAAAGGACATAAAAAACACTCGAGTGAATATAAGTTAACTAGCTAAACTTGTGATCTGCATCATGAGATGAAAAtgacctcatagaaagcaaatcaaaactcacaaaacataattcttaattcatctaatgttgaaagatgaatttgaggaaaaagaaaattgataagaAAAGGGAGGGAAACCTCAAGTCAGCACATCAAACCTACGATTTAGATAATAAAATtgggataacctcataaaaattaaataaaaaatataaattccaaTCCCTAATACATCTAAGGTTGAAGAAAgtaactgaaattgaaaaaaaatctaaataaaaataatcaaaggaatgaaaaaaatttattattctagTAAATagtattcatgaaaaaaaaagtatggtaAAACCctcttgttttttagtttttttttaataagtttaattatttttttaatatattcttttgtgtgatattcttatttaaattgatgaaaaatccCTCCCATGAGAAATTTAAAACCAactaattcattaaaaaaaatatttgaaagaaagaaacgtaTTGTTATATGGTATTTaaatttgtcatttttatatttattttttaataggtgGGATTTAGTGTCTCAAGTAAaagttttttcatcaatttagataaaaaaaaatcttacaaaatgatattgaaaaatattgtaaatttaaagaCAACTTAGTAGGCATtagaattatataataatattttgaagacttgatctaaaatataaggaaaaaaattaagttaaccttttgaattataatattcTAAATGATCATTACTCATGAACTAAACGACATCATACCAAGCATGGAATGaaaattccttttcatttccaaTCAAAGTGCTGACAAAACATATTACCAGATAAACGTTACCCAGCATTTTGAAACTAATAGATAAGTTATTTTCACAAGTCtttcaattgaaataaaaaaaaatataaaatattatattatattaataaaatattttaactttaattatatttacgCATCAATTTTCTCGTATAATTAAACTTATGATTGACCACTGCCTGGATCCACTAAAGAAAGGGAAACAAATCAGATTTACAGAAAATAAAAACGAGATTCGTTCTCAAGCCctctcttctccttcctctcttttccatctcttccttttcttttctacagTTTTTTTTAGCACAAAGCTTAACAAATTTGGTATCAGAACCACTTCAGGGCCTTGATTCCACGATTGACCATTCGACGTATGGAGGAACAGCTTCAGCATCTGCAGAATTCACTGCAAGTTTCTATGGAAGGCATTCAGAAGCAATTTGGTGATCAAACTCAATAAGTTCAATGTTATGTACATTAGTTTAAGCTGGCAACTAAATAGAGATAAGAGAATATAAGCTACTTCGAGAGTAACTTGGCCTCCAAAAGACAGTGGTCTTTTCCTGAATGTTCTTTTATTTGatatcatttcatttaaaacaaGGATTTAAATACAGAAAATCAGAGGAGTTACTTCCTCAGTTTACTCCAACTTGTACTCATAGTTTGTTACTTAACAAACTAGTTATTTTGACTCCTGCTTCTAAGGAATTAGCAACAGCA is a window of Populus nigra chromosome 10, ddPopNigr1.1, whole genome shotgun sequence DNA encoding:
- the LOC133704464 gene encoding mitogen-activated protein kinase kinase 9-like, producing MVLIRHRLQQHLKLPLPELEISECSTLCPYLPKPMSDTTIQGVGDFLDLEKLSVLGRGNHGIVYKVRHGQTSAIYALKIIKQDTNEAYVSHEAEILNCIDSPFVVKCHGVFEPRAGEKAILMEYMDAGTLDGIFRANGPFSEASLAHIAYQVLNGLQYLHEHNIVHLDIKPSNLLVSKDMKVKIADFGVSKIVHGIVSRAATNYHNMCEGTHAYMSPERLDSHTFGSGCVYAGDVWSLGVTLLELHVGHFPFFPAGKKPTNWMELVLVICFGESPSFPKEASEEFRSFIKCCLEKEPSKRWTVSQLLSHPYVCLGEKLGK